In Camelus bactrianus isolate YW-2024 breed Bactrian camel chromosome 10, ASM4877302v1, whole genome shotgun sequence, a genomic segment contains:
- the LOC105076834 gene encoding olfactory receptor 56A4: protein MASPSNYSSAPVSEFLLICFPNYQSWQHWLSLPLTLLFLLAMGANATLLITIRLEASLHEPMYYLLSLLSLLDMVLCLTVIPKVLAIFWFNLRSINFSACFLQMFIMNCFLAMESCTFMVMAYDRYVAICHPLRYPSIITDQFVAKAAMFVVARNGLFFLPVPILSARLRYCAENIIKNCICTNLSVSKLSCDDITFNRLYQFVAGWTLLGSDLILIVLSYSFILKAVLRIKAEGAAAKALSTCSSHFILILFFSTVLLVLAITNLARKRILPDVPILLNILHHLIPPALNPIVYGVRTKEIKQGIQKLLRRL from the coding sequence ATGGCATCACCCAGCAACTACTCCTCTGCTCCAGTCTCCGAATTCCTCCTCATTTGCTTCCCTAACTACCAGAGTTGGCAGCACTGGctgtccctgcccctcaccctcctcttcctcctggccATGGGGGCCAATGCCACCCTCCTGATCACCATCCGGTTGGAGGCCTCTCTGCACGAGCCCATGTACTACCTgctcagcctcctctccctgctggaCATGGTGCTCTGTCTCACCGTCATCCCCAAGGTCCTGGCCATCTTCTGGTTTAACCTCAGGTCCATCAActtctcagcctgcttcctccAGATGTTCATCATGAATTGCTTCCTTGCCATGGAGTCCTGCACATTCATGgtcatggcctatgaccgctatgtggccatctgccaCCCACTGAGGTACCCATCCATCATCACTGATCAATTTGTAGCTAAGGCAGCCATGTTTGTTGTGGCCCGGAATggcctcttttttcttcctgttccaATCCTTTCTGCCAGGCTCAGATACTGTGCAGAGAACATCATCAAGAACTGCATCTGCACTAACCTTTCTGTGTCCAAGCTCTCCTGTGACGACATCACCTTCAATCGGCTCTACCAGTTTGTGGCCGGCTGGACCCTACTGGGCTCTGACCTCATCCTTATTGTTCTTTCCTACTCCTTTATTCTGAAAGCTGTGCTGAGGATCAAAGCTGAAGGTGCTGCGGCCAAGGCCCTGAGCACCTGTAGCTCCCACTTCATCCTCATCCTCTTCTTCAGCACAGTCCTGCTGGTTCTGGCCATCACTAACTTGGCCAGGAAGAGAATTCTCCCAGATGTCCCCATCCTGCTCAACATCCTGCACCACCTCATCCCCCCAGCTCTGAACCCCATTGTTTATGGTGTGAGAACCAAGGAGATCAAGCAGGGAATCCAGAAGCTACTGAGGAGGTTGTAG